The following proteins are encoded in a genomic region of Populus trichocarpa isolate Nisqually-1 chromosome 13, P.trichocarpa_v4.1, whole genome shotgun sequence:
- the LOC7474638 gene encoding uncharacterized protein LOC7474638 encodes MPCLPLLLQPLPTLSSSSPTLLFLQNPHHVPSVTSLKKPKKILRSKPLKIPPFALTESSDSPQSIDPSPQPLLQELSDCFDLPPDYFQQLPRDLRLDLNDAAFDLSNGPVLDECGKELGELLLNLSRAWELGDTSTSQALASNLPMLESSLTNNAKSAFGKRLVSAGRRFQSMGQYGQGELQKIAQTMITTGKLLSASSIPMETDEELKKETKVFKFGELQVEITPQKANIGAVIGLVFGIVSWELAQGIQNIPESSLEYANDNALLLAKSLRGALLALCYSSAFLSACTTVALFLLARQLKSKED; translated from the exons ATGCCTTGTCTTCCCCTCCTCCTTCAACCACTGCcaactctctcttcttcctccccTACCCTTCTCTTTCTCCAAAATCCACACCACGTCCCTTCTGTAACCTCTCTTAAAAAACCCAAGAAGATTCTCCGCTCAAAACCTCTTAAAATCCCACCTTTTGCCCTCACAGAATCATCAGACTCTCCTCAATCTATTGACCCTTCTCCACAACCCCTCCTTCAAGAGCTCTCT GACTGCTTTGATCTTCCTCCAGATTATTTCCAACAATTACCACGTGATCTTCGATTAGAT TTAAATGATGCAGCTTTTGATCTTTCGAATGGACCGGTTCTTGATGAG TGCGGTAAAGAGCTGGGAGAACTCTTGTTAAATCTCTCTCGAGCATGGGAGCTGGGTGACACATCAACTTCCCAAGCTTTAGCGAGCAATTTGCCTATGCTGGAGAGCTCTTTAACAAACAATGCTAAATCAG CATTTGGCAAACGTTTGGTATCTGCTGGAAGGAGGTTCCAATCCATGGGACAGTATGGTCAGGGTGAACTGCAGAAG ATTGCACAAACAATGATTACAACGGGAAAGCTTCTTTCTGCAAGTTCAATACCAATGGAAACTGATGAGGaattgaagaaagaaacaaaagtctTCAAG TTTGGAGAACTACAGGTTGAAATAACACCACAGAAAGCTAATATTGGGGCTGTCATTGGACTTGTATTTGG GATTGTTTCATGGGAACTAGCTCAAGGCATTCAAAACATTCCAGAAAGTTCATTGGAGTATGCAAACGACAATGCTTTACTTCTGGCTAAG TCTCTAAGAGGAGCTCTACTTGCCCTTTGCTACTCATCAGCCTTTCTGTCTGCTTGTACCACTGTGGCACTTTTCTTACTTGCAAGACAACTCAAGTCAAAGGAAGATTGA